From Qipengyuania soli:
ATCGCCCAGTCGTTCTTCACGCAATGGCAGGCTGAGATAGTCGAGTGCTCCTGCCTTTATGGCCTCAACCACCCGGCCCGGCCGGGGTTCGAACGAGGTTCCGACAACCGGCAGCCATTTCCCATCGACCGCCAGTGCCCGCAGCACACGCGCAACGCCCCCACGATCCGGATCGTCGTAGGCAAGCACGACTCCGCGAACCGGATTGTAGGAGAGAAGCTCCGAAGTGTCGGCGTAGACTTCGCAATGGTAACCAAGGTCGAAACCGAGATGGGCCTGTTCGGCCCGGGAACGACTTGATCCACCGACGATATGAAGATTTTGTCGTGTTTCCATGGACATAGGCTTGCCGCAATACGCAAATTTGCCAAATCCGGATCACTACCTATTCGGATGTTTACTTCGTTCTACTGCCCGTAGACTTGGGTATTCGCGCCGGTTTTCAAGTCATCCAATTTGGACCTATTAATCGTCCCCGCGATAGAAACTGTAATCCGGCAGGGAATGGAAGGCGTTCTTGAGTGCATCGCCCCAGCTTGAAGAGATGGCCTGGAAATAGGGATCGTCGTGATTCACGCGATGCTGGTGTGACGGTTCGTAGCTGTCGCGCTCGATCACCTGCAGGTCGAGCGGAAGTCCGACCGAAAGGTT
This genomic window contains:
- a CDS encoding response regulator transcription factor; protein product: METRQNLHIVGGSSRSRAEQAHLGFDLGYHCEVYADTSELLSYNPVRGVVLAYDDPDRGGVARVLRALAVDGKWLPVVGTSFEPRPGRVVEAIKAGALDYLSLPLREERLGDAIARIGGEADAYAEARRKMVEARNRIAALSPREREVLDWLAEGCSNKMIARELSISPRTVEIHRANMMTKLGAEHPSQAVRLRMEAHLEGGARIVAG